GCGCCATTTGCTTTAAGATACGTCACAGCCGGGTTCGCTGCCTGCGAGATGTCGCCAACCTGGAATTTGCCTGTCACTGCGGCCTCTTCGGATAGAGTGGGCTGGCACATGAGAACTGAATACgaacacagagaacagaACACTACAACCACGACTTACATCGATAATCGGTTAGATTCAAATTCACAGCCAGGCTCGTTTCGGACGAAGATATATGGCCTCCGGAGCACACCACGAGATAAATCAAGTGTTTGTGCGGTTCGACACATCCCAGTAATGCTGGCGTGCCGGAAGCCTTGGGTGTGTTATCCTATGGCGTAACTTTACATCTTTGCGTGGCCGACAAGCACATTACACCTGGCAACAGACGTCTTGCACGCTGCTGTCTCGGCTTTCGCTCGTATATAGAATCCCACTAGATTCTCGACGACGCTGACTGCCTGCAGACTATGGAACTGCGTAGCACCGTTTTAACCAACCGTGTAGTTATCATTCGTAAGCAATGACAGGACTCATCTACACCAAGGATCCACAATGTTCATCTCGCAGTGAATAAAGCAGCCATTCGTCTTCTACGCAAACACCAGCTCCACGCGAGTAATTGGGGACTCTACTGTTTGCTGATTCCAAGCTAACGCTGTCAGAAGCTGAGCTCTGCCATTCCATTTGTAAACCTATGCTTCACTTATTGGACTATATCAAGTGGGAGGAGAGGGCGCAGAGCCAGACCTACAGGATCTCATGATGTGAGGAAGAACTCCAGAAAATgacctttctcttcttgttaTATCGGCAACAACTTTCTCGAtgtcttccgtttctcggctttctcgGAACTGAGACTTCAATGCGCGCCTGACCGCTCGGCGTATCTTCTTGAACGTGAATCCTCGCCCCATTGTTTTTAGAAAATCTGCAAGTTTTCTTCGGGTTGGCGTGGGCCCAGGCGAccctttctcgtttctaTGCTTGCTGATTTCATTAGTGTGATCCTCGgcgatggagagaagcgctTTCACAACGCAACCTCCCTCGTATGGACGAGGCAGGTACTTCCGGAATAAGACCGAAGGATGAAAACCTTGACACGCTTCCTGAAATATGAAGGCCAGAGGATTGAAACCCCCCTCGTTTCCAAATTTCGTCATGTCGACCAGACACGTCGCCGCCCCCACTGAGCCTGGTTCGCTTCCTTGCACTGTAGAAGCAGGAGCCTTTGCAAACGACGTCGGCAGCGAAACCATTGTTTGTCCTAATTTTTGTTggtctccttcctcagctAACACTGTCTCGCCGGTCTGTTCCGTAAGGCGGTAACCCTGAGGTACAGAAACATAGGGCGACAACGGCTCCTCCACCTGCGCTTCCTTGATAGGCTCTCTTTCTTGGCCCCCCGTACCACGGAACCGTCTAGCGCGATAGCCACCTCTTCGAGATCTATTTATCTCACCAAGCCTCCCAAGAAAGATCTTGTTTTGAGTAATCCGCACACGTCGTCGCCGAGTCTCACGTTGGTCACTACTGGAGCCTCCAGCAACGTCAGTCTCCCCACCAACTGCGCCTCTCTTGGATTCacgtctgcgttttctcacAGCCCTTCTATTACCCACCCTCCTGCGCCAACCAAggcctcgtttcttcttcctggagGCGGCTGATTCTTCGGCATCATCATCGACACGTGCCTGTACAGCAGCTTCAGCATCCCTTCTTACCCTCCCTCTCAGGGTCCTCCAGCTACGTTTTAGCGACATCCTCCTCTTCCGCAGGCGCCTCCTCACCCGCCTCGACcccagtttcttctccccggtGGCATCCGAATCTTCGGTATCGCCGTCGATACCTGCTTCTGCATTAATATCTGACCCAACTTCCTTTCCACTTTGTCCGGGGCGCCGTTTATGCCTAAATCCCCGCCTTGTCGGGCTTGACCGAGAAAGTTTCCCGTTGGTGTCTCCGGATGAGTCCACGTCACTGGCTAACGGGCCAACGTCAGCAGCCTCATCATCCGCTTTTGTCGTGGACTCTGGTGCTCCTTTCGtccccttctgtggctcaTCCAGGCCATTCTTTATCCCCTCAACTGCCGGTTCATCCTCCAACGTGCCGCCCGATGTTGTTGAAGCGACATCGTCACTCGTACCTCCTCCAACATTTTCGCTACCCCCATTCACACCTTTCACGGCTTCTATATcaccttcgctctcctcctgAGACTTGTCCGAGGGCTGCTGGTCTCCATTGGCGGCTGCCTCACCCTCCGCGATGCCGTCCGTTGCTCCTGGAGAGTTAGCGCCCGTGTCTGGAGTCTCACCCGTGGCGGATGGACCCGACGATGATACTGTTTCTTGATGAGATGCTGGAGCGGTGTTCGTATCGTGGTTCTCTTCGGCCGATTCCTCTTGCTGTGGCGCCGGAGTCGTGCTGGTGGCAGCAGCGTCGTTGACTTGTTTGTCTTCTGCGCCCGCTGTCGTAGCCTGGACTTGGAGGAGAGCTCTTCCTTTAGCCTCGTCTCTTGAGTCCCCTTTGTTCAGCTTGTGACCGATGCTGGTATTTCGGTCAATCTGTTCGGCCCCCCCCGCATGTCTGCTGCTCGCGGTGTTGGGCCAGAGTTGGGCGGCGGTATGGCTGTTCCCTGACGACACGTGGTAACACGAAGTTTCGAcacacaggagaaagaaacataAGCACGGCGCTAGGAGCAACCGTGGAACTCCAAATCGTGTCCACTTGGGACGACCATCAGCAGAAATCCCCATCGGTAGCAATGGCCTTGTCTGCTGCAACATACTAGACAACGGCAACTAGCTTTAACTAGCTGGCGATCCGCACGTTTTAGCCGTACGCCTGCGCCAGGAAAAGAGGCTTCAAGACACTATATGTCCCTTCCACAACCATCCGTATTTCTCAACAAAACACAGAAGGCATATGCATCATTAAGGAATGCCTCAACTGGCAAAAAAACCCTTGTTGTTTCCCAGGGCATCATTCCGGGCACACATCGAGGAGTGTCAATGTAGCTGGCTCTGCGCCCGGTCGCGTGCCCGGAAGACACAGATGTCCGATTAAAGGCCGCCTCCCGAAGGAAACTCGAAGGTAGCGTTGACTCGCAGTCGCTGTTCCGTGCTGAGGTCACGACCGTAAATTGACCAAATCTGCCGTCTCAGGAATCACTCGACCTCAATTTAAGTTAGAAGATAAACTGATCCTTCGTTTAATGCAACGTGCATAAAGGGACGGCCAATTAAAGGTCGTTCCAAGCTTCGCTCAAAGTCTCGGCAGTGGGGAGAACAAGGGATACAGCAGCGTGTTCCTGGTGGCCACTCTCCGACGTAGAGCAAAGCAAACAAGTGTGATCTGCACAGTCTAAATATGTGGGTCGTCTTTTTCGCAACTGTCCATTCATTTCAATGGCCATCTAGAGAAACTGCCAGCATTGTGGAAAGTGTCGCAACACTTTTGCCGGTTACGGTCAAGGCGCATGCGGCGCTCGTGCACGGGAAAACGACTAGTCATCCTAACCTCTCAACACGCAGTGGTGCTGGAGAAtcgctctgtttcttccctcaAATCTTCTTGACGCATTCGTTGTCGTATCACTGCGAGCTGAAGTGACGGCCTCAGCATTATGTCCCTGCAAAGGCGATTCCCGTGCGACTGAGCTAACCGCCTGTCTTGAACTTGTCTTCCCTGGCAGCTGCGCGCACAACCGCATAATCGCCCAGTATTGGCaatctcttcttcatccgtATGTCTTGTCTATGAAGAACGTCGTGCATCCCATTCTGCAGGTGAGGGTCTACAGAGCCAGCCGTATGCATAGGAAGGTGACTTTGAAGTTTGGCGGGATTCTCTACATCCGTATCGGGGGACATTCCCGGACTTCACCGAATGATGGCTTTGTTGCTTCCCGCTATTAGATGTTGCAGAAGCCGACCTTCCAGTATTGTCTGATTAGTACGCCGACAGCGAGAAATATCCAAAGGAGATCGACATGTGCCTCGCGTGGGCGGCGAGACGATCAATAATTTAGTAGCCGTACTCCTTTCTGAAGATTGAAAGGTTTTTCTGGATGTTAAGGGACCATGTTTTGCCAGCGTCAGATCAATGAGTTCAGATGGTGACACAAATTCACTAGCATGATGTTGAGGTGGAAATACAAAAATGTGTCCAGTTCGAGGCAAACCACCTGGCTCTCGCCTTCAATTTGGCGCGATTGCGTTGGTGGCGCAACGGAAGAGTGTTGATTTGCATGTGCCGAAGTAGGGCTCCCTTGTCGCGTCATTCTCTGGTGGAGCATGCATGCCTCGACTAGACGATCGTTCTCGAATGTGTCATTGCAGGTACGCCGCAGTCTAACTCGATTCTGTTACTGGCGACAAGACGCCTCAGAAGAACCGGAAGAACCGCATATTTTACGCGTGTATCGGGGGCCTAGTTCATTGGCATTACGGCCTTACCTCTTTTGAGCGTGTGGCAACTCCCGATCGCTCGCATGAGGAATGTTCTGTCGACAGCAAAGGCAGAGTGGTGTTCCCTGACTGGCTGGAACACCTGCTTCTTTGTTTGTTAACATGGACGAGCATCGACGGGGAGACGACGATAACGAATTCGCCCTCCGCGAATTCTTCTCAGTCGACTTAAGAGCCCTGTGCACGTGTAAGTTTGATATATGAAAGAAACACTAAGATGGAATAAAACTCACCATGCTGCAAAGGCCATTCGAGAAGATGGACGTTTAGGAAGTATACTGCATTGGGTATCTACAAAGTGGTAGCATTGTAAATGCATGCCTGGACAGCTTCTTCATGCTTCTGCCGCCTAATTAATCCGTGCACGACGACAGTGGTTCGGAGGCGGGTGTGGAAGGATGCACACGGGCTTGTACAGGAGTTTCAGGTTCTTCTTGAGCCTTCTATATCCCATTCCCAAGTCGAACGCGAATTCATTCAACATTCGAAACGTGGTTGTCGCCCTGTAAACAGACTTTGTGGATATCGGGAAATATGGTCCCGTGGGAGGTGCTCGTCGACAGTGATGCTGTGGAGTGTCTGCAAACACATTTTCGCGGCTTGAAATCTCTGTGTGCAGGTTCTATCATTTGTCATTTGATTGCTTATCTTTCTTGGGTATTTCTGTTGCTGGTGCCTGCTATTCAGGGAGGAATGCTTTGCGCTTTGTGGCGACCGTGTTCACGGTTTTCGCCATTCGACGTTTCGGCACCTTGTAAGGACTATTACGTCACTACGTTGAGCTGGAATATCAGGTGTCGTCGAGGAGATTCTCCTCTATAAGGCACACTGAAGATCGGAAAACATAgcagcttctgcgtttcgGTCGTTGTACGGTGAGGGAACGGCTTCCCGCGAGACTTGGCACTACCGTATCTGTTAACCCTGGGCATTATTGAGCGAATGCACCTGCTCAGCGTCCTTTTTTGTGGCAGCTGCTTAGTGTAGCGCGTGAAGTTCCTGTCCACGGTAGTGAGAGAATTTCACCAAAATTATTGTGTGCCGACCAATCTTCCTCTCGGTTGCAGCATCTACAACATAGCTTGTGAACTTGGTGTTCTGCAGAACAACTACGGTTGACCGTTCGTTCTTGTGTTGTGGCGTGTTCAAAGGGCAGGAATCCTGATTGGCTTTTTCCTGATTCTGTGGAATCTGAGATACAACGGAACTGGAGACGGGATAAGTGCATATTCGGTCTTTAATAGAGGCGTCCGACATTTGCTTGGGGATCTTCGTCCTGCTGACATCGACAGACAGCTGCGCAATGCTGGCCCGGATGGTAAGCGTGGTGAACCTAACTCCTGCTACCAGAGTACGCCGCCTGGTCCAAACGGATCTCTCGCTGGCTGATTTTCGTTCTCAACTGCCGCTACAAATATCCGTTTGTAGGTTCCGCCCCCGCAAGCACTCACGTTCCTCTTTTCATATGTGTGCTGGCCACTCCCGGAAAACGTCCCTTCTCTGATACACCCTCGGCAACCGTTCCAGATAGAGTATACTCTAACTGCAACATCATTTGGAGGAGTTGTGGTATAGGCTGCATAGTGCATTGGTGTCCGCGTCACAGGATGGGAACACACTGCCGCATTTGGCGAGGCCACGCGCGCCAGTTAAGATAACAAACCAAGCGATGCATTAGAAACCATTAATGTCCCAGTATGTGCGCATGACTGCCAGTACTTGCACATCATCCAGTATGCCTGTTACTAGTGGTTCTGTGTCGGTAGGCGACGAATCAGATGATGACATCCTGGTGTTGAACGGTCCGCGGGTTGCTGGAGTCCACCGGTCTCGTGATGCGAACAAGAGGTGCCCGTGCGGCAGTGGAAAGAAGATCAAGAGATGCTGTGGAAGAGACTAACAAGATCTGGATTTTTTAACAATAATGCAGCACGCTACCCTTACGACCATATTATCCAGCGGAACATCCCGGGGCTGCTGGGGGAACTGAATACACGTACCACCAAGCCGCTGCGCTGGCATGAGGTTGCAACACGCCCCGATGATACAGTATCTGGCCTGATTCGTATACTGACATGTTTGATTCAACGGTAACATCATAAACCAGTCAGTACTATTCCTTCTGTCACGGTGCACGATATACTCGGTGGATTTCGAAGGAGCAGTGTATCTGGTGATAGGTTCGTAAGTCTTCTTCGGACTGACTCGGGACACGGCGGCTGTTTTTCCGCGATTACGCGTCAATGAGAAGTGTTGCTGGGATGCTGCTTCATTCTGGTTGTGGTTGTTGGAGGCATTTTTGTGTGATTCGAGGAGTAGGTAGGCTTAGTCGGGGGGGGGGCATGGATGAGATCTATGGTATGTTCTATAGAATGAAGGACCACGTGTGATGTTTTCCCCTGTAAACTGATTAGGGTGTTCGCGGATCCATTCGCTGTGAAAACCGTGAGCTACTTGCTCACCAGCAGATTCCCAGGAAGTAAAAGTCAGCTGCTCTATTCGTTGTCTAAATCGAACTCTGTCCAACTCATGCTTTACCAGAGTTCCATAAATACACTGGAATGTGCCCGCTGACTGCGGTACCTTAAATTTTTACGCGCAAGCTTTCTTCAAATTTCAAGGCTCGTCAGAGGGGATTCACTTCTGGTTTACACAACAGCTCGTATATAGTGGACGTTGAGTAGAGCGCATTGAGTGCATTGCTTGATGTCTTGTTGACTTTCATGTCATTTAGATTCAGCAGCCTGTACCGAGCTAAGTGGTATTGTCAGACCACGGTGCAGCAGCGCGAGCATCTCCGGGGCTTCCTGGTCCTGTGCGGCAAAAAGGCTTTCAGAAAGGAAGCACCTGACAGGGTTACTGACACAGACGTGTTGCAAATGTCTACCAGTACGGTACCAAATGAATCCTTTATCGGCACTTAGAAAAACAATTGGAGAACAAACATTTACGCTCGTCAAAATATTGCAGAGACAAAAACCTGGTGGGTAGAAAACAAGTGTCTCCGTTAGGCTGTAGGCGACGACACCGTGCAGTGGCGCTAACGAAATTTCCCGGCACTCTGATGGTAGCCGTAGTCACATAAATCCACTGCCGAAACCGACATGAAAAAAGACAGCTTCAGTGTCGCTCCTCCGTTCGACAGTGAAACCCAGGTGCCGCGTTCGCTCAGAGACGGGCCTTGCTCCTGTAAAGGAGACGAGGTTGTCATCTTGCATATGGTTCATGCCGCCTTGATTATTGCATTTTCGCTG
This portion of the Toxoplasma gondii ME49 chromosome III, whole genome shotgun sequence genome encodes:
- a CDS encoding lipase (encoded by transcript TGME49_254330), with protein sequence MLQQTRPLLPMGISADGRPKWTRFGVPRLLLAPCLCFFLLCVETSCYHVSSGNSHTAAQLWPNTASSRHAGGAEQIDRNTSIGHKLNKGDSRDEAKGRALLQVQATTAGAEDKQVNDAAATSTTPAPQQEESAEENHDTNTAPASHQETVSSSGPSATGETPDTGANSPGATDGIAEGEAAANGDQQPSDKSQEESEGDIEAVKGVNGGSENVGGGTSDDVASTTSGGTLEDEPAVEGIKNGLDEPQKGTKGAPESTTKADDEAADVGPLASDVDSSGDTNGKLSRSSPTRRGFRHKRRPGQSGKEVGSDINAEAGIDGDTEDSDATGEKKLGSRRVRRRLRKRRMSLKRSWRTLRGRVRRDAEAAVQARVDDDAEESAASRKKKRGLGWRRRVGNRRAVRKRRRESKRGAVGGETDVAGGSSSDQRETRRRRVRITQNKIFLGRLGEINRSRRGGYRARRFRGTGGQEREPIKEAQVEEPLSPYVSVPQGYRLTEQTGETVLAEEGDQQKLGQTMVSLPTSFAKAPASTVQGSEPGSVGAATCLVDMTKFGNEGGFNPLAFIFQEACQGFHPSVLFRKYLPRPYEGGCVVKALLSIAEDHTNEISKHRNEKGSPGPTPTRRKLADFLKTMGRGFTFKKIRRAVRRALKSQFRESRETEDIEKVVADITRRERSFSGVLPHIMRSFLMCQPTLSEEAAVTGKFQVGDISQAANPAVTYLKANGAFMRMPLDAPVGAFSLDPRLSPQGGNGWQKELLKTLASALQLMDIMIGLGERVDAYAQLDPANVFPRPWVVDALVVPSYSEYVPVHTSDFEISPIAAPILQKYGVNVGDKVVRRGRHRKTIPNWIYEGPYSSLDAASPGTLPPVNADRCFRTSTVQAPVASPFAAILMRDQKLRAPKIDVPSTDVDCLFLLRGPKYSKEWTALFMNGPRTDTFLAQAGEGLVHEGLNAFFHNVLRGPATNFLERLKTTILPAYRGLVPFTILIVGHSTGGALASFLAWFLSKHLTEEIKRRKVKIRCAGFGSPPMADEQAFKRMKKDGVSCWTLYSDLDTLFSKIDAVGGAHLTTGPIIKLPVGQLFRAEVPAPQGPPLYLGLSWALRHSIEDAEHEVSISDISWNNAITRAPLVIHDSVYYCMITLLAGKFKDFGWGSRCAAPFIRGLFPHSSIANLYEALKDAHTDVMPDITKQLEQVMLFQRAAYDDKLKTLDMAAETNESAARS
- a CDS encoding hypothetical protein (encoded by transcript TGME49_254335) codes for the protein MQPLCPCKGDSRATELTACLELVFPGSCAHNRIIAQYWQSLLHPYVLSMKNVVHPILQVRRSLTRFCYWRQDASEEPEEPHILRVYRGPSSLALRPYLF
- a CDS encoding hypothetical protein (encoded by transcript TGME49_254340~Predicted trans-membrane domain (TMHMM2.0):42-65) encodes the protein MDEHRRGDDDNEFALREFFSVDLRALCTWRNALRFVATVFTVFAIRRFGTLAGILIGFFLILWNLRYNGTGDGISAYSVFNRGVRHLLGDLRPADIDRQLRNAGPDGDESDDDILVLNGPRVAGVHRSRDANKRCPCGSGKKIKRCCGRD